One window of Paenibacillus sp. FSL K6-3182 genomic DNA carries:
- a CDS encoding flagellar motor protein MotB produces the protein MSRKHRHEEHEEHVDESWLIPYADLLTLLLALFIVLYSMNSVDVKKFEEMSKAFSLALSTGSGILTETSAVKSGEDDGKKQKEEGGKLPDKDVNKNQSAEEKAREELIKQEQKDLEDLKKKVDAYIQKNGLTSDLETKLNLSQLMITISDNALFAPAQATVKPESKELAVAISKMLQQYPDYEVIVSGHTDTTPISTYQFKSNWDLSSMRAIRFLDVLLENKQLKPERFSAIGYGEYRPVADNETVAGKSKNRRVEVSIIHTYADVTNAQQLNVKKP, from the coding sequence TTGAGCAGAAAGCATAGACATGAAGAACACGAGGAGCATGTGGATGAATCATGGCTCATTCCTTACGCCGATTTGCTCACCCTGCTGCTAGCACTCTTTATCGTGTTGTACTCCATGAACTCCGTCGACGTAAAGAAGTTTGAAGAAATGTCGAAAGCATTTAGTTTAGCACTCAGCACTGGCAGCGGTATTCTAACCGAAACGTCCGCTGTGAAAAGCGGCGAGGATGACGGGAAGAAGCAAAAAGAAGAAGGCGGCAAGCTTCCCGACAAGGATGTCAACAAAAATCAATCTGCTGAAGAGAAAGCTCGCGAGGAACTTATTAAGCAGGAGCAGAAGGATCTCGAGGATCTAAAGAAAAAAGTAGATGCCTATATTCAGAAGAACGGCCTGACATCTGATCTTGAGACGAAGCTAAATCTCTCACAGCTGATGATTACGATTAGCGACAACGCATTATTTGCACCGGCACAAGCAACCGTTAAGCCTGAATCGAAGGAGCTTGCCGTTGCGATCAGCAAAATGCTGCAGCAGTATCCTGATTACGAGGTCATCGTTTCCGGTCATACCGATACAACGCCGATCTCGACTTACCAATTTAAATCAAACTGGGATTTGAGCTCTATGAGGGCGATTCGTTTCTTGGACGTCTTGCTCGAAAATAAACAACTGAAACCTGAGCGCTTTAGCGCTATCGGTTACGGAGAGTATCGCCCTGTTGCCGACAACGAGACGGTTGCAGGCAAATCCAAAAACCGTCGTGTAGAGGTTTCGATCATTCATACGTACGCCGATGTCACAAATGCCCAGCAATTAAATGTGAAAAAACCATAA
- the motA gene encoding flagellar motor stator protein MotA, giving the protein MKNSTIIGLVLGLVAVLGGMVLKGAHLSSLANPAAFMIIILGTIASVMIAFPMSELSKVGKLFKMVFTEQKLPMRDELIQRFMEWASITRREGLLALEAKVDEIEDTFLRNGMRMIIDGNDQDFVRDVLLEDIAATEDRHKAGALIFTQAGTYAPTLGVLGAVVGLVAALADMSDMGKLAHAIAGAFIATLLGIFTGYVLWHPIANKLKRMSKKEIQIRLMMVEGLLSIQSGVSTIAINQKLSVFLTPTERLKMREKEEGAVEQKA; this is encoded by the coding sequence ATGAAAAATTCAACAATTATTGGTTTGGTGCTAGGATTAGTCGCTGTACTTGGAGGCATGGTTTTAAAGGGAGCACACCTGTCCTCTCTTGCAAATCCAGCTGCTTTTATGATTATTATTTTGGGAACTATAGCCTCCGTCATGATCGCCTTCCCGATGTCCGAGCTATCCAAAGTCGGTAAACTATTCAAAATGGTGTTCACTGAGCAAAAGCTGCCTATGCGTGATGAGCTGATTCAGCGCTTCATGGAATGGGCTTCCATTACACGTCGCGAGGGTTTGCTCGCTCTTGAAGCAAAAGTTGACGAGATTGAAGATACATTTCTTCGTAACGGCATGCGTATGATTATTGACGGAAATGACCAAGATTTTGTACGCGATGTTTTACTTGAGGATATTGCCGCAACAGAAGACCGCCACAAAGCGGGGGCACTTATTTTTACGCAAGCAGGTACATATGCCCCTACACTTGGGGTACTCGGAGCAGTTGTCGGCCTCGTTGCCGCACTTGCTGATATGAGCGATATGGGAAAACTAGCACATGCCATCGCAGGAGCTTTTATCGCAACACTTCTTGGTATCTTTACAGGTTATGTATTATGGCATCCTATTGCTAATAAACTGAAGCGCATGTCTAAGAAAGAAATTCAAATCCGTCTTATGATGGTGGAAGGCCTTCTTTCTATTCAATCCGGCGTATCAACGATCGCTATTAATCAGAAGCTATCTGTTTTCCTTACACCTACAGAAAGATTGAAGATGAGGGAAAAGGAGGAAGGCGCCGTTGAGCAGAAAGCATAG
- a CDS encoding EAL domain-containing protein: protein MNECSSSLLLPKALELDGETLAAFYQPIIAMDTRRIMGYEVLARAVKGDSVRSLGPFFCNEQIPEEDHIIVDRVLREQAFSKLASMEEQQPMLFINLKPSWIYRYEEIGELYTLSLLDKYGIDPKRIVIEITEESFQGSMDRLRSVVDIYRARGCFIAIDDVGSGFSNTDRIAHIQPNLLKIDIHMIKKSATHDGYFGVLRSFSDLAEQIGASLLVEGVETREDLARAIQAGARYVQGYMFARAEPEFREPACFASLIEAELDQHLLHFVGTERYWQRQSEKLAEQWVALVQETRYLDHEDDWIEGLLPELYDHCIRVYLCNESGIQLSSNYYRDADKAWRREEQYRGANWCWRPYFVPNLVQLNEHRRAIVSRAYTDLDSHAWIRTVSVLAAPGLILLMDLRDSERGAQRR from the coding sequence ATGAATGAGTGCTCATCATCGTTGCTGTTGCCGAAAGCGCTTGAATTGGATGGTGAAACATTAGCTGCATTTTATCAGCCCATTATAGCGATGGATACAAGACGCATTATGGGTTACGAGGTGCTTGCTCGAGCTGTAAAGGGTGATTCCGTGAGGAGTCTTGGACCTTTCTTCTGCAATGAGCAAATTCCAGAAGAGGACCACATTATTGTGGACCGGGTACTGCGGGAGCAAGCATTCTCGAAGCTGGCTTCAATGGAAGAACAGCAGCCGATGTTATTCATTAATTTGAAGCCGTCTTGGATTTATCGGTATGAGGAGATTGGCGAGCTCTACACGTTGTCGCTGCTTGATAAGTACGGAATAGACCCGAAACGAATTGTCATCGAGATAACGGAGGAAAGCTTCCAAGGTTCCATGGATAGGCTTCGTTCTGTTGTCGACATATACCGGGCAAGGGGTTGTTTCATTGCAATCGATGATGTAGGCAGTGGTTTTAGCAATACGGATCGGATTGCTCACATTCAGCCTAACCTGCTCAAAATCGATATTCATATGATTAAGAAAAGCGCGACTCATGACGGTTATTTCGGCGTGCTGCGATCCTTCTCTGATTTAGCAGAGCAAATTGGAGCTTCGCTCCTCGTCGAGGGAGTGGAGACAAGGGAGGACTTAGCTCGCGCAATTCAGGCAGGCGCCCGTTACGTCCAAGGCTATATGTTTGCAAGGGCAGAGCCGGAGTTTCGTGAGCCTGCTTGTTTTGCATCTCTAATTGAAGCGGAGCTTGATCAGCATCTGCTGCATTTCGTTGGAACTGAACGCTATTGGCAGCGGCAATCGGAGAAGCTGGCAGAGCAGTGGGTTGCGCTTGTTCAGGAGACGCGTTACCTGGATCATGAGGATGATTGGATAGAGGGGCTGCTTCCCGAGCTTTACGACCATTGCATTCGGGTTTATTTGTGCAATGAGAGCGGTATTCAGCTCTCATCCAACTATTATCGCGATGCGGACAAGGCTTGGAGGCGAGAGGAGCAATACCGCGGTGCCAACTGGTGTTGGCGTCCCTATTTTGTTCCTAATCTCGTCCAGCTCAATGAGCATCGACGTGCAATCGTTTCGCGCGCCTATACTGATCTCGATTCTCACGCATGGATTAGAACCGTATCTGTTCTAGCAGCGCCTGGTCTTATTTTACTTATGGATTTGAGGGATTCTGAGCGCGGAGCCCAGCGTCGTTAA
- a CDS encoding GNAT family protein — translation MTICPLETVHAQQLCGWRYEAPFDVYNWPDWEQMKKDEIEFGDSVLRAAQYMAVLDAQSALIGFAQFFPLTGVTRLGLGLRPDLCGKGLGLAFTRLIVAEAIRRTPQNEIDLEVLTWNIRAMRVYEQAGFHITDTYARSTPTGFAECHCMVYEPAAAR, via the coding sequence ATGACCATATGCCCGCTCGAAACCGTCCATGCACAGCAACTATGCGGCTGGCGCTACGAGGCTCCATTTGATGTTTATAACTGGCCGGATTGGGAGCAAATGAAAAAAGACGAAATCGAATTTGGCGATTCCGTCCTTCGTGCTGCCCAATATATGGCTGTCCTAGACGCTCAGTCTGCGCTCATTGGGTTCGCGCAGTTTTTTCCTTTAACAGGCGTAACGCGGCTCGGTCTCGGATTGCGGCCTGATCTTTGCGGTAAAGGCCTCGGCCTTGCCTTCACACGTCTCATTGTCGCAGAGGCAATAAGGCGCACCCCTCAAAACGAAATTGATTTGGAGGTGCTTACTTGGAATATTCGTGCGATGCGCGTTTATGAACAAGCCGGTTTCCATATAACAGACACCTATGCACGGTCTACTCCCACTGGCTTTGCCGAATGCCATTGTATGGTTTATGAGCCAGCAGCCGCACGTTAA
- a CDS encoding MFS transporter, translated as MKKLIWLGCLSYLVIGVAHVVGGSILEQLIAHYGLTYKDGGQWIMNQFLGFLVGVLLAPSITSRVGKRGAVLIAMGVLTLSEAAYSLLLPWGWMLAIAPLAGLGFGMTEAVVGAMIIDMAKNGKASAMSRLETFFGVGALLIPIAAAYLIQHSIWQVSFPILAAMSGITFVLWLTMSFGELDDELGIVARTPEVKEGLSNELEGLQSTRGSVFFGYPRKALPFLLLSALFFMLYVGMEMSFSNYLPSILIVRSGVGESSAAAVLSLFWGTMVLGRLFAGLLADRMGYSRYLLIATAGASVVFVLMAVMGQLSWMLAFVALSGLFFSGIFGIALVYANELIPGMTERTTSLLVAFGGLGGAIFPRLTGWIMDQYNVQSTLWYISSLVILMLLLLAAMLLLGRKQVHSVRSKA; from the coding sequence ATGAAGAAGTTGATCTGGCTAGGCTGCTTGTCATATTTAGTCATCGGCGTTGCCCATGTTGTGGGCGGATCTATCTTGGAACAGCTCATTGCTCATTATGGTTTAACCTATAAAGATGGCGGGCAATGGATTATGAATCAATTCCTCGGGTTCCTGGTGGGTGTTCTGTTAGCGCCATCTATTACTTCGAGAGTTGGAAAAAGAGGCGCAGTACTGATTGCGATGGGCGTACTGACGCTCAGTGAGGCGGCATACAGTTTGCTGCTGCCATGGGGCTGGATGCTCGCGATTGCTCCGCTTGCGGGTCTTGGCTTTGGGATGACGGAAGCGGTCGTCGGCGCAATGATTATTGATATGGCAAAAAACGGCAAGGCATCGGCAATGAGCCGATTGGAAACCTTTTTTGGCGTTGGCGCATTGTTGATTCCAATTGCAGCGGCTTATCTGATTCAGCATAGCATATGGCAGGTTTCCTTTCCGATTCTGGCAGCGATGTCAGGCATCACCTTTGTTCTCTGGCTGACGATGTCCTTTGGAGAGCTGGATGATGAGCTTGGTATAGTTGCTCGAACACCGGAAGTGAAGGAAGGCCTTTCGAATGAGTTGGAAGGATTGCAATCCACTCGCGGATCTGTCTTTTTTGGCTATCCGCGCAAAGCACTTCCATTTCTCTTGTTATCGGCTTTATTTTTTATGCTTTATGTAGGAATGGAAATGAGCTTCTCCAACTATCTGCCTTCTATTCTCATCGTTCGTTCAGGCGTAGGAGAATCCAGTGCGGCAGCGGTGCTCAGCTTGTTCTGGGGAACAATGGTGCTTGGGCGTCTATTTGCGGGGCTGCTGGCTGATCGAATGGGTTATTCGCGTTATTTGCTTATTGCTACAGCAGGCGCCTCGGTCGTTTTTGTTTTAATGGCTGTTATGGGTCAGCTTAGCTGGATGCTTGCCTTTGTCGCACTTAGCGGATTGTTCTTCTCGGGTATATTCGGTATCGCTCTTGTTTATGCCAATGAGCTCATTCCAGGTATGACGGAGAGGACAACGAGTTTGCTTGTAGCATTCGGCGGGCTTGGAGGAGCGATTTTTCCGCGTTTGACTGGCTGGATAATGGATCAGTACAACGTGCAATCTACGTTATGGTATATAAGCAGCTTAGTTATACTGATGCTGCTTCTGCTAGCGGCGATGCTCCTGCTCGGAAGAAAACAAGTTCACAGCGTACGATCCAAGGCTTAA
- a CDS encoding deoxyribodipyrimidine photo-lyase yields the protein MYLFIHRKDLRIADLRAFDYLKKKEKQGIHLLIIDPVITGDGRLTSHSGRNFMAQAASLLHSYSNAGKELHVLYGNPAAITEALLHEHPIDEVIVHTDYTPYSRQRDEQLGLITRSLGRRWMSIADSPLADLDAFPAFARKMEPYKVFTPFYRKWSSFMLECYSPMSETTIHELATLSEINAKVALSFALPESVSCALGGTNVQGSSKGLSKLERFVRERLASYSESRDAYADDHTSQLARFLNTGAISARQAYEMTQGLPGSESWVRQLAWRDFYLYQAMYHDDFFRYEQLADMSKLSDAHLEAWAAAATGIPIIDAAMTQLNRTGELPNRLRMVTAMFLTKNLLCPFTLGEQYFRLHLSDYDNTLNRGGWLWCSSLGYDAAPYFRIMNPATQSQTHDPSGSYIRRWLPHLNHLTDKEIHQPQSGAIVDLKASRARAIEVYKTILK from the coding sequence ATGTATTTGTTTATTCACCGCAAGGATTTGCGTATTGCAGATTTGCGCGCTTTTGATTATTTGAAGAAAAAAGAGAAACAAGGCATTCATTTGCTAATCATAGATCCCGTTATTACAGGAGATGGCCGTTTAACTAGTCATAGCGGTCGAAATTTCATGGCGCAAGCCGCCTCGCTTCTGCACAGCTATTCTAATGCAGGAAAGGAACTGCATGTGCTTTATGGTAATCCTGCTGCGATCACCGAAGCACTGCTGCATGAGCATCCTATTGATGAGGTTATTGTTCATACAGACTATACGCCTTACTCACGGCAGCGAGATGAGCAGCTTGGGCTAATCACACGCAGCCTTGGCCGCCGCTGGATGTCTATTGCCGATTCACCTCTTGCTGATCTAGATGCTTTCCCGGCATTTGCTCGAAAAATGGAGCCATACAAGGTTTTCACACCCTTTTATCGCAAGTGGAGCAGCTTTATGCTGGAGTGCTATAGCCCAATGAGTGAAACGACGATTCATGAGCTTGCTACCTTAAGCGAAATTAATGCCAAGGTTGCGTTGTCCTTCGCTTTGCCCGAATCCGTTTCATGCGCCCTAGGCGGCACAAACGTGCAAGGATCGTCCAAAGGATTATCCAAGCTGGAACGGTTCGTACGAGAACGCCTTGCCTCTTATTCGGAGAGCAGGGACGCTTATGCCGACGATCATACAAGCCAGCTTGCACGTTTCCTTAATACGGGCGCCATCTCCGCCCGCCAAGCCTACGAAATGACCCAAGGGCTTCCGGGGTCTGAATCATGGGTAAGGCAGCTGGCATGGCGTGATTTTTATTTATATCAAGCGATGTATCATGATGATTTTTTTCGTTACGAGCAGCTCGCTGATATGTCCAAGCTCTCAGATGCTCATCTAGAAGCATGGGCTGCAGCTGCCACCGGCATTCCAATCATTGATGCGGCCATGACGCAGCTCAATCGTACAGGTGAGCTGCCCAACCGCTTGCGAATGGTAACAGCTATGTTTTTAACTAAAAATCTGCTATGTCCCTTCACGCTTGGCGAACAATATTTCCGCCTTCACTTAAGCGATTATGACAACACGCTTAATCGCGGCGGTTGGCTGTGGTGCTCTTCACTCGGGTATGACGCAGCGCCTTACTTCCGCATCATGAATCCCGCAACTCAGTCACAGACGCATGATCCTAGCGGCAGCTATATTAGGCGCTGGCTGCCTCATTTGAATCATTTGACAGACAAAGAGATTCATCAGCCGCAAAGCGGTGCCATCGTCGACTTGAAAGCATCACGCGCGCGCGCCATAGAGGTATACAAAACCATTCTTAAATAG
- a CDS encoding C40 family peptidase: MKKITALILGLVLVLAFQAGSAFADSKLNGIVNDLIGTPYKSGGTSSKGFDCSGFTSYVFEKMGIELSRTSGSQAKEGTKVAKADLIAGDLVFFDTVGGNNSAVSHVGIYIGDGKFVHSSSSRGVVTDKLNSEYYEGRYVTARRIMDADSYQANVDVK, encoded by the coding sequence TTGAAGAAGATTACCGCATTAATCCTGGGTCTCGTTCTCGTGCTCGCTTTTCAAGCGGGAAGCGCTTTCGCTGACTCAAAATTGAACGGAATTGTTAATGATCTTATTGGCACTCCGTACAAAAGCGGCGGAACGTCGTCGAAAGGTTTTGATTGCTCCGGCTTCACGAGCTATGTGTTCGAGAAAATGGGCATTGAGCTTTCACGTACTTCTGGTTCGCAAGCAAAAGAAGGTACAAAGGTCGCTAAGGCTGACCTCATTGCGGGAGATCTTGTGTTCTTCGACACAGTTGGCGGCAATAATAGCGCCGTATCCCATGTTGGCATTTACATTGGAGATGGAAAGTTTGTACATTCATCCTCGAGCAGAGGCGTTGTAACTGACAAACTTAACTCCGAGTACTATGAGGGACGATATGTAACTGCTCGTCGTATCATGGATGCTGATTCATACCAAGCCAACGTTGACGTAAAATAG